From one Melospiza melodia melodia isolate bMelMel2 chromosome 6, bMelMel2.pri, whole genome shotgun sequence genomic stretch:
- the DEGS2 gene encoding sphingolipid delta(4)-desaturase/C4-monooxygenase DES2 isoform X2 encodes MGPDPHLKWIVSGMVFTQLLACYLVKDLSWKWIFFWAYAFGGCINHSLTLAIHDISHNVAFGNKQARWNRWFAVFANLPIGVPYSASFKKYHIDHHRYLGGDSLDVDIPTDFEGWFFCTPLRKLLWLFLQPLFYSLRPLYVNPKAITRMEILNALVQFSIDLIIYYLWGLKPVIYLIAGTILCLGLHPISGHFIAEHYMFLKGYETYSYYGPLNWLTFNVGYHMEHHDFPSIPGCRLPMVKKIAAEYYDNLPHHQSWIRVLWDFVFDDTLGPYSRVKRLCKLAKES; translated from the exons ATGGGACCAGATCCACATTTAAAGTGGATTGTATCTGGAATGGTTTTCACACAGCTTCTGGCGTGCTACCTGGTGAAAGACTTAtcttggaaatggattttcttctgGGCTTATGCTTTTGGGGGTTGCATCAACCACTCGCTGACCCTGGCCATCCATGACATTTCCCACAACGTGGCCTTTGGGAACAAGCAGGCCAGGTGGAACCGATGGTTCGCAGTCTTCGCCAACTTGCCCATCGGCGTCCCCTACTCTGCCTCCTTCAAGAAATACCACATTGACCATCACCGCTACCTGGGAGGGGACAGCCTGGACGTGGACATTCCCACAGACTTTGAGGGCTGGTTTTTCTGCACGCCGCTCCGGAAGCTGCTGTGGCTGTTCCTGCAGCCTCTGTTCTACAGCCTGAGGCCGCTCTATGTGAACCCCAAAGCAATCACACGGATGGAAATCCTCAATGCTCTCGTCCAGTTTTCTATAGACCTCATCATTTACTACCTGTGGGGGCTCAAACCTGTTATTTACCTAATAGCAGGTACTATTCTTTGCTTGGGTCTTCATCCCATTTCTGGGCACTTCATAGCAGAACACTACATGTTCCTGAAAGGGTATGAGACATACTCTTATTATGGACCTCTGAACTGGCTCACCTTCAATGTAGGCTACCACATGGAGCACCATGACTTCCCCAGCATTCCTGGATGCAGGCTGCCCATG GTGAAGAAGATTGCAGCAGAATATTATGATAACCTCCCACATCACCAGTCCTGGATTCGAGTTCTGTGGGACTTTGTTTTTGATGACACTCTTGGTCCTTATTCAAGGGTTAAGAGACTGTGCAAGCTGGCGAAGGAAAGCTAA
- the DEGS2 gene encoding sphingolipid delta(4)-desaturase/C4-monooxygenase DES2 isoform X1, whose amino-acid sequence MGNRVTREDFEWVYTEQPHTQRRKEILAKYPEIKTLMGPDPHLKWIVSGMVFTQLLACYLVKDLSWKWIFFWAYAFGGCINHSLTLAIHDISHNVAFGNKQARWNRWFAVFANLPIGVPYSASFKKYHIDHHRYLGGDSLDVDIPTDFEGWFFCTPLRKLLWLFLQPLFYSLRPLYVNPKAITRMEILNALVQFSIDLIIYYLWGLKPVIYLIAGTILCLGLHPISGHFIAEHYMFLKGYETYSYYGPLNWLTFNVGYHMEHHDFPSIPGCRLPMVKKIAAEYYDNLPHHQSWIRVLWDFVFDDTLGPYSRVKRLCKLAKES is encoded by the exons ATGGGGAACCGGGTCACCCGCGAGGATTTCGAGTGGGTCTACACGGAGCAGCCCCACACGCAGCGCAGGAAGGAGATCCTGG CAAAGTATCCAGAGATCAAGACTCTGATGGGACCAGATCCACATTTAAAGTGGATTGTATCTGGAATGGTTTTCACACAGCTTCTGGCGTGCTACCTGGTGAAAGACTTAtcttggaaatggattttcttctgGGCTTATGCTTTTGGGGGTTGCATCAACCACTCGCTGACCCTGGCCATCCATGACATTTCCCACAACGTGGCCTTTGGGAACAAGCAGGCCAGGTGGAACCGATGGTTCGCAGTCTTCGCCAACTTGCCCATCGGCGTCCCCTACTCTGCCTCCTTCAAGAAATACCACATTGACCATCACCGCTACCTGGGAGGGGACAGCCTGGACGTGGACATTCCCACAGACTTTGAGGGCTGGTTTTTCTGCACGCCGCTCCGGAAGCTGCTGTGGCTGTTCCTGCAGCCTCTGTTCTACAGCCTGAGGCCGCTCTATGTGAACCCCAAAGCAATCACACGGATGGAAATCCTCAATGCTCTCGTCCAGTTTTCTATAGACCTCATCATTTACTACCTGTGGGGGCTCAAACCTGTTATTTACCTAATAGCAGGTACTATTCTTTGCTTGGGTCTTCATCCCATTTCTGGGCACTTCATAGCAGAACACTACATGTTCCTGAAAGGGTATGAGACATACTCTTATTATGGACCTCTGAACTGGCTCACCTTCAATGTAGGCTACCACATGGAGCACCATGACTTCCCCAGCATTCCTGGATGCAGGCTGCCCATG GTGAAGAAGATTGCAGCAGAATATTATGATAACCTCCCACATCACCAGTCCTGGATTCGAGTTCTGTGGGACTTTGTTTTTGATGACACTCTTGGTCCTTATTCAAGGGTTAAGAGACTGTGCAAGCTGGCGAAGGAAAGCTAA